A genomic region of Methanosarcina thermophila TM-1 contains the following coding sequences:
- a CDS encoding tetratricopeptide repeat protein, which yields MTLYFSGFSPVAGAITDQGRIVKGNENTGAKITPDLDKVISQRPTSVEGLIDKGHALHSLREYNLSIDCYNDALDIDPNSSLAWYGKGCSLAELGEYEEAINCYEKALSTFPVSSGSWSEKGDEFFKLKKYVDAINCYDKSFAADTYVSTVWYQKALASEKMGLDEEALAAYNKSIELNSNSSRALQMQGMAYLGLEQYKEAMEAFDRALNITPDNSELWYQKGEILDKLGDYEAAVDCYDKAISYNPDMVNAWHKKGVNLERMGAYEEALACYDFVLLSEPENLEALKGKGLCLENLGRIDEALKCYDEILTYNPGNSEAWYSKGSLLNKAGQYDAAIACYDKALNPDTGIPVKEIGGELLEKLSVYEASLPGYSETPEFESPVIKIWYEKALSLDKLGKYEAAIECYDEVLETEPEHAVVWYMKGLDLDKLGRYKEAIECYDRALKLDSRYAKVWYKKGLDASKIKDYDSAVKSYDKALKIDENYTLAWYGKAFALAKLGEYESSLKCYNKVLDAVPDSADVWYNKGLILDELGRHAEASDCYNRTLQIDPDYSAARFKLNENLGKNSTEASVSESVKNISVDANPAQALSGGFWSYLLNHKYANSNDESELSEDLSSLSPEFGYDAPWSGKAAIYSKLGMYEDALTCYDMVLKINPSSSDAWYQKGLIFEKLNRNEEAVECYQKALDLDPQSSAAWYGVASTVSDLGRLEEAISYYDQVLALNSSNTEALLGKGIALANLGRYEEAVSCYTTILDSEPENREALRNRAIALSKSNKSEDALADYDRIIELEPDNTQILAEKASLFEELGRYEEAAACYERMLEISPDNTEIIYMQGKALEKNGNFEGAIGCYDRILELNPEDVDAYNHKGFALYKLEKYQQAIDCYNKALEYDSDNASTLYLQGCAYLTISSNKAALNCFDRVVQLKPDCITAWYNKGFINNMMGNTEEAISCYDSALAIDPNSPSVLYNKRFALYTIKELDEAEECKKKLDEIDPGFVDALQNKGTRFFLPETYDSTLNYTLPSRWYGGEENASGNISKNMTKTPLSGDIQKSSDNLENNTSNFTRESSDNLENNTNNYTSEFGEEKGNQDSGDWYVPEPDGGKANNNEEWRIPEAG from the coding sequence TTGACATTATATTTTTCAGGTTTTTCACCTGTAGCAGGAGCTATTACAGACCAAGGACGGATTGTAAAGGGTAATGAAAATACAGGAGCTAAAATTACTCCTGACCTTGATAAGGTAATCTCGCAGCGTCCAACTTCTGTAGAAGGTCTTATTGATAAGGGACATGCACTGCATTCTCTTCGAGAATATAATCTTTCTATAGACTGCTATAACGATGCACTGGATATAGACCCCAATTCATCACTTGCCTGGTATGGGAAAGGCTGCTCTCTGGCTGAACTGGGAGAATATGAAGAAGCAATAAACTGTTATGAGAAGGCTCTTTCGACCTTTCCAGTTTCTTCAGGGAGCTGGTCTGAAAAAGGGGATGAATTCTTTAAACTAAAAAAATATGTTGATGCAATTAACTGTTATGATAAAAGCTTTGCTGCTGACACCTATGTTTCCACTGTCTGGTACCAAAAAGCTCTTGCTTCCGAGAAGATGGGGCTTGATGAGGAAGCTCTGGCTGCTTATAATAAATCCATTGAATTAAATTCCAATTCTTCTAGGGCGCTGCAGATGCAGGGAATGGCTTACCTCGGACTTGAACAATATAAAGAGGCAATGGAGGCTTTTGATAGAGCTCTTAATATCACTCCTGACAATTCTGAACTATGGTACCAGAAAGGAGAAATTCTTGACAAGTTAGGGGATTATGAAGCTGCAGTAGACTGTTATGACAAAGCAATTTCTTATAATCCTGATATGGTAAACGCCTGGCACAAGAAAGGTGTTAACCTTGAAAGGATGGGAGCATACGAAGAGGCTCTTGCCTGCTATGATTTTGTTCTCCTTTCTGAGCCTGAAAACCTTGAAGCCTTGAAAGGAAAGGGTTTATGCCTCGAAAATCTCGGGAGAATTGATGAGGCTTTGAAGTGCTATGATGAGATTTTGACCTATAACCCTGGCAATTCCGAGGCATGGTACAGCAAAGGTTCTTTGCTTAATAAAGCCGGTCAATACGATGCTGCAATAGCCTGTTATGATAAGGCGCTTAATCCGGATACAGGGATTCCGGTTAAGGAAATCGGAGGTGAACTGCTCGAAAAGCTGAGTGTTTACGAAGCTTCCCTTCCAGGTTATTCCGAAACTCCTGAGTTTGAGTCTCCTGTAATCAAGATCTGGTACGAGAAAGCCCTTTCTCTTGATAAGCTTGGGAAATACGAAGCTGCAATTGAATGCTATGATGAGGTTCTTGAGACCGAGCCAGAACACGCTGTTGTCTGGTATATGAAGGGTCTTGACCTTGACAAACTTGGTAGGTATAAAGAAGCCATTGAGTGCTATGACCGAGCCCTGAAACTGGATTCCAGGTATGCTAAAGTATGGTACAAGAAAGGTCTCGATGCTTCAAAGATAAAAGATTATGACAGCGCGGTAAAAAGCTACGATAAAGCCCTTAAAATCGATGAAAACTATACGCTTGCATGGTATGGTAAGGCTTTTGCTCTTGCAAAGCTTGGAGAATACGAAAGCTCGCTCAAGTGCTACAATAAAGTCCTTGATGCCGTTCCAGACAGTGCTGATGTCTGGTACAATAAAGGTCTTATTCTCGATGAACTCGGAAGACATGCCGAAGCTTCAGATTGTTATAACAGGACACTTCAGATAGACCCCGATTATTCTGCTGCCCGTTTTAAACTGAATGAAAATCTAGGAAAGAATTCAACAGAAGCTTCAGTGTCTGAATCTGTTAAAAATATTAGTGTGGATGCGAATCCTGCCCAGGCGCTTTCTGGAGGTTTCTGGTCTTATCTTCTGAATCATAAATATGCAAATTCAAATGATGAATCCGAACTCTCGGAAGATCTTAGTTCCCTCAGCCCGGAGTTCGGTTATGACGCGCCATGGTCCGGGAAGGCTGCCATCTATAGTAAACTTGGAATGTATGAAGATGCCCTTACCTGCTACGATATGGTACTAAAAATCAATCCCTCAAGTTCTGATGCCTGGTATCAAAAGGGTTTGATATTTGAAAAGCTTAATAGAAATGAGGAAGCTGTGGAATGCTACCAGAAAGCTCTGGATCTTGATCCTCAGTCAAGTGCGGCATGGTACGGAGTTGCCTCTACCGTAAGTGATCTTGGAAGGCTGGAAGAAGCAATCAGTTACTATGACCAGGTGCTTGCTCTGAACTCCAGCAATACCGAGGCTCTTCTTGGGAAAGGTATTGCCCTTGCTAACCTGGGCCGGTATGAGGAGGCAGTCTCCTGTTATACCACTATCCTGGATTCTGAGCCTGAAAATCGCGAGGCTCTCAGGAATCGTGCTATTGCTCTGTCAAAATCTAATAAATCCGAGGATGCGCTTGCGGACTACGATAGAATAATTGAGCTTGAGCCTGATAATACCCAGATCCTGGCTGAGAAAGCTTCTTTATTTGAGGAACTTGGAAGGTATGAGGAAGCTGCTGCATGTTATGAAAGAATGCTTGAAATCTCGCCAGATAACACGGAGATAATTTACATGCAGGGAAAAGCCCTGGAGAAGAACGGAAACTTTGAGGGAGCAATAGGTTGTTACGACAGGATTCTTGAGTTGAATCCCGAGGATGTGGATGCTTACAACCACAAAGGTTTTGCACTCTACAAACTGGAGAAGTATCAGCAGGCGATTGACTGCTACAACAAAGCACTTGAATACGATTCGGATAATGCTTCAACCCTGTATTTGCAGGGATGTGCTTATCTCACGATAAGCAGCAATAAAGCTGCACTGAATTGTTTCGACAGGGTAGTCCAGCTTAAGCCTGACTGTATCACGGCATGGTATAATAAGGGGTTCATCAACAACATGATGGGAAACACTGAAGAGGCAATTTCATGCTACGACAGTGCTCTTGCAATTGATCCGAACTCACCTTCGGTCCTTTACAATAAAAGGTTTGCTCTTTACACCATTAAGGAGCTAGATGAGGCTGAAGAGTGTAAGAAAAAACTCGATGAGATCGATCCCGGTTTTGTAGATGCCCTGCAGAATAAAGGAACTCGATTCTTCCTTCCTGAGACTTACGACAGCACTTTGAATTACACGCTGCCCTCAAGATGGTACGGAGGAGAGGAAAACGCATCAGGAAACATAAGTAAGAACATGACCAAAACTCCCCTATCAGGAGATATCCAGAAATCCTCTGACAATCTGGAAAATAATACCAGCAACTTTACCCGGGAATCTTCTGATAATCTGGAAAACAATACCAATAACTATACTTCGGAGTTCGGTGAAGAGAAGGGAAACCAGGATTCAGGTGACTGGTATGTGCCAGAGCCTGATGGGGGAAAAGCAAATAATAACGAAGAATGGCGTATTCCGGAAGCCGGCTGA
- a CDS encoding Nif3-like dinuclear metal center hexameric protein has protein sequence MKLAKVVEILEKIAPPELADEFDEGRIGLILDLDNDIKRVAVSLDATIYVLEKAAEMKADLLVTHHTLIFHPINKISKPLAKCLKLALENEISLYSMHTNYDRAEGGINDVLASKLGLRNIKTVEIGRIGDIEPCSLAELASCVSDVLKTPVMYAGEKEEIKRVMVVGGSGFSTEFLELARANGVDAFISSELKHNILRAYGDLCLIDATHYATENPGMEALCSRLAEVPGLEVKFIEQPSGLKVIDKS, from the coding sequence ATGAAACTTGCAAAAGTTGTGGAAATTCTCGAAAAAATTGCACCACCCGAGCTTGCTGACGAATTTGATGAAGGCAGGATTGGGCTAATTCTCGACCTGGATAATGATATAAAAAGGGTTGCGGTCTCCCTTGATGCTACCATTTATGTGCTTGAGAAAGCTGCAGAAATGAAAGCAGATCTGCTGGTTACCCACCATACCCTTATTTTCCATCCCATAAACAAAATTTCAAAGCCTCTGGCGAAATGTCTGAAGCTTGCTCTTGAGAATGAAATATCCCTTTACAGCATGCACACAAATTACGATAGGGCTGAAGGAGGCATCAACGATGTGCTTGCCTCAAAGCTCGGGCTCAGGAATATCAAAACCGTGGAGATAGGCAGGATAGGGGATATCGAACCGTGTTCCCTGGCTGAACTTGCATCCTGTGTCTCTGATGTCCTTAAAACTCCTGTAATGTATGCCGGAGAAAAAGAAGAGATAAAACGGGTGATGGTCGTTGGAGGCAGCGGGTTCTCAACCGAATTCCTAGAGCTTGCCAGGGCAAATGGAGTTGATGCTTTCATATCTTCCGAACTCAAGCATAATATTCTCCGTGCTTATGGAGATCTCTGCCTGATTGACGCCACTCACTATGCTACGGAGAATCCGGGTATGGAGGCTCTGTGTTCCCGGCTGGCTGAAGTTCCCGGTCTCGAGGTGAAATTTATTGAACAGCCTTCAGGACTCAAGGTTATTGATAAATCTTGA
- a CDS encoding DUF11 domain-containing protein: MKSRKVTMDKKLALIALFAVFFFLAVSMTTLAAEDIEWVEERDGTTLHWGKTITVGDYVIKAEDFNENKQVFVSISKEGEKLKTAPLSAGLEVVYDDKIKVYAREVDPNYEIIKRDGKEFRTGNWNPYAKLDIFLKGEPNFDIGVETKKDTYDSKSTGDSAIDVSIKIKNDGKAKAKDTVLTIDTAGMEVLKGKTTYKLGEVLKGETLEPVNITLKTPTPWVDTDLNITAKTTCVDVRGDKYENVGSKVIKVEKKWGLVISKIVTKNNHMGKPVHVTVNVRNEGVCDLNNIVLKDSIAPETHLQNPVTLEKTFSLKSGETSEKVFEYNLIPDKPGEFTFPQAIATFTLPNGQNGEAASNNSEKVKIYGPEITVTKNINRQQLNQGDELTVTVTAKNTGNVDASVTLTDIIPPEAKFISGETRFKQVLESDGGSRQIKYILQMNKEGEIHLPACKATFLDLDGYSGEVISDAPVIYVGVGLPLEESSPQPEGITGSSHEKNDSLSSLKEQDNGETPGFSVILAAAGLLAATGLLGKRRP, from the coding sequence GTGAAATCAAGGAAGGTAACTATGGATAAGAAGCTTGCACTGATTGCATTATTTGCCGTTTTCTTCTTTCTGGCTGTCTCAATGACCACCCTGGCGGCAGAAGATATCGAGTGGGTAGAAGAACGTGATGGAACTACACTGCACTGGGGGAAAACGATAACAGTCGGCGACTATGTTATAAAAGCAGAAGACTTTAATGAAAACAAGCAAGTATTCGTCTCAATTTCAAAGGAGGGGGAAAAATTAAAGACTGCTCCTCTTTCCGCAGGCCTGGAAGTAGTATATGATGACAAAATAAAAGTTTATGCTCGGGAAGTAGATCCAAATTATGAGATTATAAAGAGAGATGGAAAGGAGTTCAGGACAGGGAACTGGAATCCTTATGCTAAACTGGATATATTTCTAAAGGGAGAGCCGAATTTTGACATAGGCGTTGAAACTAAAAAGGATACATATGACTCCAAATCTACTGGGGACAGCGCAATCGATGTATCAATAAAGATTAAAAATGACGGAAAAGCAAAAGCTAAGGATACCGTTCTAACCATTGATACGGCTGGAATGGAGGTTCTTAAAGGAAAAACAACATACAAACTTGGGGAAGTTCTTAAAGGCGAGACTCTTGAGCCTGTAAATATTACGCTAAAAACTCCAACTCCCTGGGTCGATACTGACCTTAACATAACTGCAAAAACTACATGTGTGGATGTGAGGGGCGATAAATATGAAAACGTGGGTTCGAAAGTTATAAAAGTAGAGAAAAAATGGGGTCTTGTTATCTCAAAGATTGTTACGAAAAATAATCATATGGGAAAGCCTGTACATGTCACTGTCAACGTCCGAAATGAAGGGGTCTGTGATCTGAATAATATAGTGCTCAAGGATTCAATTGCTCCTGAAACTCACCTCCAGAACCCTGTAACTCTTGAGAAGACCTTTTCGCTTAAATCTGGAGAAACAAGTGAAAAAGTTTTTGAGTATAACCTGATTCCTGACAAGCCAGGAGAATTTACTTTCCCGCAAGCTATAGCTACTTTTACTCTTCCCAATGGGCAGAACGGAGAGGCTGCTTCTAATAACTCGGAGAAAGTAAAAATTTATGGGCCTGAAATAACAGTTACGAAAAACATAAACAGGCAACAGCTTAATCAGGGAGATGAGCTGACTGTTACTGTCACTGCAAAAAATACGGGGAATGTTGATGCAAGTGTAACGTTGACCGATATAATACCTCCTGAAGCTAAATTTATAAGCGGGGAAACCAGATTCAAACAAGTTCTCGAAAGTGATGGGGGCTCAAGACAAATAAAATACATCCTGCAAATGAATAAAGAAGGAGAAATCCACCTTCCTGCATGTAAAGCAACTTTTCTCGATCTTGATGGGTATTCAGGAGAGGTCATCTCGGATGCTCCTGTTATTTATGTAGGAGTAGGCCTTCCTCTTGAAGAAAGCAGCCCACAACCCGAAGGGATAACGGGATCCAGCCATGAAAAAAATGACTCTTTAAGCAGCCTCAAAGAACAGGATAACGGAGAAACTCCCGGATTCAGTGTTATTCTTGCTGCAGCAGGACTTCTAGCTGCTACAGGTTTACTGGGAAAAAGACGACCGTGA
- a CDS encoding DHHA1 domain-containing protein gives MKELQSRLKTKTLVLTHGDSDGICSGAIAKTAYPDAYVYFTSPVNLLEKLRLIEDVRNLIICDIAIDERNCSELYTMLCRFAKKCNLYYIDHHPLPKSCIKESWFYHESEACSSELTYRLFEKRLNRDMRRVAIYGAIGDFCDNTEHVKSWIKDWDKRNLYFQAGTLTQAILYKGKEYEFKRSLIEPLSKDIIPSNVPELLELAREAAINEEKIRLFVKENVKTLRNCAYIVNSNNSISKAAIYAASYGRRNVGIAAEYRERKEAYDLSIRSRGEVDVNRILRSVAPKFGGSGGGHPLAAGARIPENSLYIFLRAFDKELGEANEAEDNGNK, from the coding sequence ATGAAAGAACTGCAGAGCCGGCTTAAAACAAAAACTCTAGTGCTTACCCATGGGGACTCGGATGGAATCTGTTCGGGTGCGATTGCAAAAACTGCTTATCCGGATGCTTATGTATATTTTACAAGTCCAGTTAACCTTCTTGAGAAGTTAAGGCTTATTGAGGATGTGAGAAACCTAATTATCTGCGATATCGCAATAGATGAGAGGAACTGCTCTGAGCTTTATACAATGCTTTGCAGGTTTGCAAAAAAATGCAACCTTTACTATATTGACCATCACCCTCTCCCGAAGAGCTGTATAAAAGAAAGCTGGTTTTACCATGAGTCTGAAGCCTGTTCCTCAGAACTAACCTACAGGCTTTTTGAAAAGCGCCTGAACAGGGATATGCGGAGAGTAGCCATATATGGAGCTATAGGGGACTTTTGCGACAACACCGAGCATGTAAAAAGCTGGATTAAAGACTGGGATAAAAGAAACCTTTACTTCCAAGCTGGAACTCTGACCCAGGCTATCCTTTATAAAGGAAAAGAGTACGAATTCAAAAGAAGCCTGATCGAACCCCTCTCAAAGGATATTATTCCCTCAAATGTCCCTGAACTGCTTGAGCTCGCAAGGGAAGCTGCTATCAATGAGGAGAAGATAAGGCTTTTTGTTAAGGAAAACGTGAAGACCCTGAGAAATTGTGCGTATATTGTAAATAGCAATAATTCCATTTCAAAAGCAGCAATTTACGCAGCCTCCTATGGCAGGCGTAATGTTGGGATTGCTGCTGAATACCGTGAGAGAAAGGAAGCTTACGACCTGAGCATCCGCTCGCGGGGAGAGGTCGATGTAAACCGTATTCTCCGCTCAGTCGCTCCCAAGTTCGGGGGAAGCGGTGGAGGTCACCCTCTTGCGGCAGGTGCTCGAATCCCGGAAAATTCCCTTTACATATTCCTCAGAGCTTTTGATAAGGAACTCGGAGAGGCAAATGAAGCAGAAGACAATGGAAATAAGTAA
- the engB gene encoding GTP-binding protein EngB, protein MEISKIAAESGISFEIIFVGRSNVGKSSLLRELFGAKVRVGKRPGVTLRPAHIQISDLLITDMPGFGFMSGVKDRKQDIIKDKTVHYIEDNAERIKLGVLVIDGPALPQIVDRWDSRNQIPIDVEMFDFLREVGIDTIIAANKMDKVKENEYDPLLDEIAFWLGLEPPWQNWKHIIAPISAKKGDLKALKGLLRDRLHEMKRDDLFKYV, encoded by the coding sequence ATGGAAATAAGTAAAATCGCAGCTGAAAGCGGAATAAGCTTTGAGATAATTTTTGTGGGCCGCTCAAACGTGGGCAAATCCTCCCTGCTTAGGGAACTCTTCGGGGCGAAGGTAAGGGTTGGAAAGCGCCCTGGGGTTACCCTTCGCCCTGCACATATCCAGATTTCGGACCTGCTTATCACGGATATGCCGGGCTTCGGCTTCATGAGCGGAGTAAAAGACCGGAAACAAGACATCATAAAAGATAAAACTGTGCATTATATTGAAGACAACGCCGAAAGAATAAAACTCGGGGTACTTGTAATAGACGGTCCTGCTCTCCCGCAGATTGTGGATCGCTGGGATTCAAGAAACCAGATCCCAATAGACGTCGAGATGTTCGATTTCCTGAGGGAAGTCGGGATTGACACCATTATCGCAGCAAACAAGATGGACAAAGTAAAAGAAAACGAGTACGATCCTCTCCTTGACGAGATTGCATTTTGGCTCGGGCTTGAGCCGCCCTGGCAGAACTGGAAGCATATAATAGCCCCGATAAGCGCGAAAAAAGGAGACCTGAAAGCCTTAAAGGGCTTGCTTCGGGACAGGCTGCACGAAATGAAAAGGGATGACCTCTTCAAGTATGTTTGA
- a CDS encoding UPF0228 family protein: protein MKKKSIYKKLIIAAIIVFLILVIPLVLFASTHVEPNMSVDKENPDGIWTANDTNDSANTNDSIDTKTPVKELQVGGLTIQFEEGVTKPEVKAILENCNLTMYRLNYDVDDYADKYYIKVDENKRDELKKEENWNDPVYPEIPEPRFPEIKKGNYYYILVSEEGLEDESVLKVVEKYNLQIKKFVWCYLHLGDESKYWIPEKDALRMKNELEKNETVLNVFPEYLEG from the coding sequence ATGAAGAAAAAATCAATTTATAAAAAATTGATTATCGCTGCCATTATTGTTTTTCTGATTCTAGTAATACCCCTGGTACTGTTTGCTTCAACACATGTTGAGCCAAATATGTCAGTTGACAAGGAAAATCCAGATGGTATATGGACTGCAAATGATACTAATGATTCAGCTAATACTAATGACTCAATCGATACGAAAACTCCAGTTAAAGAACTGCAAGTAGGAGGTTTAACCATTCAATTTGAAGAAGGAGTTACTAAACCCGAAGTTAAAGCTATTCTTGAAAACTGCAACCTGACCATGTATAGGCTGAATTATGATGTAGATGATTACGCAGACAAATATTACATAAAGGTAGATGAAAATAAAAGAGATGAATTGAAAAAAGAGGAGAATTGGAATGATCCTGTATATCCTGAAATCCCTGAACCTAGATTCCCTGAAATCAAAAAGGGAAATTATTATTACATTCTTGTATCCGAAGAAGGTCTTGAGGATGAAAGTGTTCTTAAGGTGGTGGAAAAATATAATCTTCAGATTAAAAAGTTTGTTTGGTGTTATCTTCACCTTGGCGATGAGTCTAAGTATTGGATTCCAGAGAAAGATGCACTTAGAATGAAAAATGAGCTTGAAAAGAATGAAACGGTTTTGAACGTATTCCCTGAATATCTTGAAGGGTAA
- a CDS encoding ATP-dependent DNA ligase gives MTSFREFSETCQAIEKISSTIDTTNRVADFLKKVDVEELPIATHFIMSEVFPAWSGKQLGIGISLLYAALSRASGMSVKSIESLLRTTGDIGDTTLLILKEKRKNQVTFSSFFEEQPELSITEVYNRFKIASEASGKGSQDIKIKNLQFLFNSSTPREAKYIARLALEELRIGVGEGVVRDAIAKAFSVPVDVVEHAFMVTNDLGIVAATAKEGGIEALERLGIEINRPIRMMLSQISPDIAADIREMGEAAIEWKFDGARLQIHKAGDSVTLFSRKLENVTNSLPDLVEIIRKHVKAESAILDGEAVAVDKNGKPRAFQEILKRFRRKYHVEEKALGIPIQLNLFDIMYLNGKTLIDLPLIERRKALESCVESSTEDSKSICVAKQVITGDLELIEQIYKEALKAGHEGLMVKNPNSVYSPGKRGKNWIKKKPLMETLDLVIVGAEWGFGRRANLIGSYTVACYDPETGRFLQVGKVGTGLTDDQLKELTEMLSDLMEGGEAGGVFAVRPKIVLEIAFEEIQKSPNYNSGFALRFPRFIRIRDDKDPEEADTIQRIEKVYSQQLKRL, from the coding sequence ATGACAAGCTTCAGGGAATTTTCAGAGACCTGCCAGGCGATTGAGAAGATCTCAAGTACTATTGATACTACAAATAGAGTTGCGGATTTTCTTAAAAAGGTCGATGTAGAAGAACTGCCCATTGCAACTCATTTTATTATGAGTGAGGTTTTTCCTGCCTGGAGTGGAAAGCAGCTGGGAATCGGAATAAGCCTGCTGTATGCCGCCCTTTCCAGAGCTTCGGGAATGTCTGTGAAAAGCATAGAATCTCTTCTACGGACTACTGGAGATATAGGGGACACAACCCTGCTTATCCTTAAGGAAAAGAGGAAAAATCAGGTTACTTTCTCTTCTTTCTTCGAAGAGCAGCCCGAACTCTCAATAACGGAGGTTTATAACCGTTTCAAAATCGCCTCAGAAGCTTCGGGGAAAGGCTCACAGGATATCAAGATAAAAAATCTTCAGTTTCTCTTCAACTCCTCAACCCCCAGGGAAGCAAAATATATCGCCAGACTTGCCCTTGAGGAACTCAGGATCGGCGTCGGTGAAGGCGTTGTAAGGGACGCGATTGCAAAAGCTTTCTCTGTGCCTGTGGACGTGGTCGAGCATGCCTTTATGGTCACAAACGACCTCGGGATAGTTGCTGCAACTGCAAAGGAAGGCGGAATAGAAGCCCTTGAACGCCTGGGAATCGAAATCAATCGCCCGATTAGAATGATGCTTTCCCAGATCAGTCCTGATATAGCTGCCGACATCAGGGAAATGGGGGAGGCTGCAATTGAATGGAAGTTTGATGGGGCAAGACTCCAGATCCATAAGGCTGGAGATTCGGTTACGCTTTTTTCACGCAAACTCGAAAATGTTACGAATTCCCTTCCCGACCTTGTGGAGATAATTCGCAAGCACGTAAAAGCTGAGTCGGCAATCCTTGATGGGGAAGCCGTGGCTGTGGACAAAAACGGCAAGCCCAGGGCATTTCAGGAAATTCTCAAGCGTTTCAGGCGCAAGTACCATGTGGAAGAAAAAGCCCTCGGCATCCCTATTCAACTCAACCTTTTTGACATCATGTACTTAAACGGAAAAACCCTGATAGACCTGCCTCTCATTGAAAGGAGAAAAGCGCTTGAGTCCTGTGTTGAAAGCTCAACTGAGGACTCAAAATCAATCTGCGTAGCCAAACAGGTGATAACCGGAGACCTCGAACTTATAGAACAGATCTACAAGGAGGCTTTAAAAGCCGGGCATGAAGGTCTTATGGTCAAAAACCCGAATTCGGTCTATTCTCCTGGCAAACGCGGCAAAAACTGGATTAAGAAAAAACCTCTTATGGAAACCCTCGACCTTGTAATTGTGGGAGCGGAATGGGGCTTTGGCAGGCGTGCAAACCTTATAGGCTCTTATACTGTTGCCTGTTATGATCCAGAAACCGGTCGTTTTCTCCAGGTAGGCAAAGTGGGCACGGGTCTGACTGACGATCAGCTAAAGGAGCTCACAGAGATGCTCTCTGACCTCATGGAAGGCGGAGAGGCAGGCGGAGTATTTGCAGTACGCCCAAAAATCGTCCTTGAGATCGCCTTTGAGGAAATCCAGAAAAGCCCCAATTATAACTCAGGCTTTGCATTGCGTTTCCCGCGCTTTATCCGCATCCGGGACGATAAAGACCCGGAAGAAGCCGATACAATACAGAGGATAGAAAAGGTATACAGCCAGCAGTTGAAAAGGCTGTAA
- a CDS encoding homoserine dehydrogenase encodes MKTVYCSILGFGAIGQGVAEVLLMKKEYLESIGLEVKVVAVVDSKGATVNPEGVDLADCLSRKMKDGTVAIEPISGVEVIRSIPHNLVIETTPTDIRTGGVGLQNMLAAFQTGKDVITSNKGPLTLKYRELMEAAKAAGSHFRFEATVGGSMPIINLANEVLAGNKIKSIKGILNGTCNYILTRMLEERASYNDILTESMQLGIAETDPTYDVEGIDTACKLVILANSIFGLDVTYNDVEVTGITKVTPEALEMAYERGHVIKLVGEVSRERIHVAPRLVPINHPLAVGGTLNVASIDTELAGEITVTGKGAGPIETASAILSDLVAIYGNG; translated from the coding sequence ATGAAAACTGTTTACTGTTCCATTCTCGGGTTCGGGGCAATTGGGCAAGGTGTGGCTGAAGTACTCCTTATGAAAAAAGAATATCTTGAAAGTATCGGGCTGGAGGTAAAAGTTGTTGCTGTTGTGGACTCAAAGGGCGCAACCGTTAATCCTGAGGGCGTGGATCTTGCCGACTGCCTTTCCAGGAAGATGAAAGATGGAACGGTAGCTATTGAACCTATCTCCGGAGTTGAGGTTATCCGGTCCATACCGCATAATCTGGTGATTGAAACTACTCCTACGGATATACGAACCGGTGGAGTAGGGCTGCAGAATATGCTTGCAGCCTTCCAGACCGGAAAAGATGTTATTACCTCCAATAAGGGACCCCTTACCCTCAAGTACAGGGAACTCATGGAAGCCGCAAAGGCAGCAGGCTCGCATTTCAGGTTTGAGGCGACCGTCGGCGGTTCAATGCCTATTATCAACCTGGCAAATGAGGTGCTTGCAGGCAACAAGATTAAAAGCATCAAAGGAATTCTGAATGGGACCTGCAATTATATCCTGACAAGAATGCTTGAGGAGAGGGCAAGCTATAATGACATTCTAACCGAATCCATGCAGCTTGGCATTGCTGAAACCGATCCCACGTATGATGTGGAGGGAATCGATACAGCTTGCAAACTTGTTATTCTCGCCAATTCGATTTTCGGGCTTGATGTAACTTATAACGACGTTGAAGTTACAGGGATTACAAAAGTCACGCCTGAAGCCCTCGAAATGGCTTATGAAAGAGGGCATGTGATCAAACTCGTAGGTGAAGTCAGCAGGGAAAGGATTCATGTAGCTCCAAGGCTTGTACCTATCAACCATCCCCTTGCAGTGGGAGGAACTCTGAACGTGGCATCGATAGATACCGAGCTTGCAGGAGAAATTACGGTTACGGGGAAGGGTGCAGGTCCGATCGAGACCGCAAGTGCAATTCTCAGCGATCTGGTCGCAATTTATGGAAACGGATAA